From Methylocystis sp. ATCC 49242, one genomic window encodes:
- a CDS encoding IS5 family transposase, producing MSPIRKPYPSDVSDEEWSLVAPYLTLMDEGAPQRQHSLRELFNGLRYVLRYGIAWRAMPNDLPPWFAVYQQSQRWLSAGVFEALAQDLRAQLRVASGRAAEPTAAIIDSRTLRSTPESGPRAGYDGAKRKRGSKLHMAVDTLGHLLALHVTPANVDDRAEVGKLIAAVQDVTGESVELVYVDQGYTGEKASEAAKAQGAELCVVKLAEAKKGFVLLPKRWVVERSFAWATRCRRLVKDYERYAQTLAGLHVVAFACLMLKRAADFMIQGA from the coding sequence ATGTCTCCGATTCGCAAACCTTATCCGTCTGACGTCAGCGACGAAGAATGGTCGCTGGTTGCGCCTTATCTGACGCTCATGGACGAAGGCGCGCCGCAGCGTCAACATTCGCTGCGCGAGCTGTTCAACGGCCTGCGTTACGTGCTGCGCTACGGCATCGCCTGGCGCGCCATGCCCAACGATCTGCCGCCATGGTTCGCCGTGTATCAGCAATCGCAGCGCTGGCTGTCGGCGGGCGTGTTCGAGGCGCTTGCGCAGGATCTGCGCGCCCAGTTGCGCGTCGCTTCCGGGCGGGCGGCGGAGCCGACGGCGGCGATCATCGACAGCCGCACCTTGCGCTCGACCCCTGAGAGCGGCCCACGAGCGGGCTATGACGGCGCGAAGCGAAAGCGCGGCTCGAAGCTGCACATGGCAGTCGACACATTGGGCCATTTGCTGGCGTTGCATGTCACGCCGGCGAATGTCGATGACCGCGCCGAGGTCGGCAAGCTCATCGCAGCCGTGCAGGATGTGACAGGCGAAAGCGTCGAACTCGTTTATGTCGATCAGGGCTACACCGGCGAAAAGGCGTCCGAGGCCGCAAAGGCGCAGGGCGCCGAGCTTTGCGTCGTCAAACTCGCCGAGGCCAAAAAAGGCTTCGTGTTGCTGCCCAAGCGCTGGGTGGTCGAGCGTTCATTCGCCTGGGCGACGCGATGCAGGCGGCTCGTCAAAGACTACGAGCGCTATGCTCAGACCCTCGCAGGACTCCACGTCGTCGCCTTCGCATGTCTCATGCTCAAGCGCGCAGCAGATTTCATGATCCAAGGTGCATAA
- a CDS encoding bacteriohemerythrin, translating to MSLMTWTKEQFGTNVSAHDEEHREIFRLVNALGDAVGTGDRTTIGKQLDALIDYVAKHFAAEEANFAKYDYPAATTHKAEHDKLVATCLDLQNKFHAGEAEITGETAAFVVGWLNNHIPSIDKLYGPYLNAKGVV from the coding sequence ATGTCGCTTATGACGTGGACAAAGGAACAATTTGGCACGAACGTCAGCGCCCATGATGAAGAGCATCGCGAAATATTCCGGCTGGTCAATGCGCTGGGCGACGCAGTCGGGACCGGTGACCGCACGACAATCGGAAAACAGTTGGATGCGCTGATTGATTATGTCGCGAAGCATTTCGCCGCCGAGGAAGCAAATTTTGCCAAATACGACTATCCAGCGGCTACTACGCACAAGGCCGAACACGACAAGCTGGTGGCGACCTGTCTTGATTTGCAGAACAAATTTCATGCCGGCGAAGCGGAAATCACAGGTGAGACCGCGGCGTTTGTCGTCGGCTGGTTGAACAATCACATTCCAAGTATCGACAAGCTCTATGGTCCTTATCTTAACGCAAAAGGCGTCGTTTGA
- a CDS encoding choice-of-anchor P family protein: MASVLAELSSPGVALALPNGTYQGNAFATNSNIKVGPIGVALGNTAFIPCPCTGTNGDTLSSSVNSLTAGVGGNILNGATAISTVHTAETTTAKIVRNSSTIQALNLLNGLITADALIAVANTTATDSAVISDADGSTFANLKIAGVPVAVNVAPNTTVRLPGIGNVTLKKTVTVGNGTTASSIVVEMISINVTLANSFGLPVGAQIVVGHAASGFFHTTTSVVVAGTSWVTYVNAAAGSLLQTSIGLTAPSGIGCQGTGGKILTNSVTALNVAGVLSLGTGNTTAIGGPTATGATAKTTATLQNLNLLNGLIRVAAITAVAETKIVNGVRTRSTNGTAFTGLKVLGINLPINVKPNTKIALPLLGYVILNEQIIPPATSNAPTRVNGLHIRITTANSLKLPVGTELILAHADSSAYNF; the protein is encoded by the coding sequence ATGGCAAGCGTCCTAGCCGAGTTGTCTTCGCCCGGCGTCGCGCTCGCATTGCCGAACGGCACATATCAGGGCAATGCTTTCGCCACGAACTCCAATATCAAGGTAGGTCCGATCGGCGTCGCCTTGGGCAACACCGCCTTTATTCCTTGCCCGTGCACGGGTACGAACGGCGATACGCTGAGCAGCAGCGTGAACTCGCTCACAGCGGGCGTGGGTGGCAACATTCTCAATGGGGCCACTGCCATCAGCACGGTGCATACGGCCGAAACTACAACTGCGAAGATCGTGAGGAATAGTTCCACAATCCAAGCGCTAAACCTGCTCAACGGCCTGATCACGGCCGATGCCCTCATAGCGGTAGCCAACACGACTGCAACTGACTCGGCCGTCATCAGTGATGCCGATGGTTCGACCTTCGCCAACCTCAAAATTGCGGGCGTTCCAGTCGCGGTCAATGTCGCACCGAACACCACCGTCCGTCTGCCAGGGATCGGCAATGTGACTCTTAAGAAGACGGTGACAGTCGGCAACGGGACGACCGCCAGTTCGATCGTTGTCGAAATGATCTCCATCAATGTCACGCTCGCCAACAGCTTCGGTCTCCCGGTGGGCGCGCAGATCGTTGTCGGCCACGCGGCGAGCGGCTTCTTTCACACGACGACAAGTGTTGTCGTCGCCGGGACCTCATGGGTGACATACGTCAATGCTGCGGCCGGAAGCCTGCTGCAGACCAGCATCGGTCTGACGGCTCCGTCTGGAATCGGTTGTCAGGGCACCGGCGGCAAAATCCTGACCAATAGCGTCACAGCACTCAACGTCGCAGGCGTTTTGTCGCTCGGAACCGGCAATACAACGGCTATCGGCGGACCTACCGCGACCGGCGCTACTGCAAAGACTACGGCCACATTGCAAAATCTCAACCTGTTGAATGGCCTGATTCGCGTCGCCGCGATCACCGCAGTCGCCGAAACGAAGATCGTCAACGGCGTTCGCACGCGCTCGACGAACGGCACGGCCTTTACAGGTTTGAAGGTTCTTGGGATCAACTTGCCGATCAACGTTAAGCCAAACACGAAGATCGCGTTGCCGCTCCTGGGCTATGTGATCCTCAACGAACAGATCATTCCGCCGGCGACCTCAAATGCGCCGACTCGGGTGAACGGCCTCCATATTCGCATCACTACCGCAAACTCGCTGAAGTTACCTGTCGGAACCGAACTGATCCTCGCTCACGCCGACTCGTCTGCCTATAATTTCTGA
- a CDS encoding integrase core domain-containing protein — MIALIRLLVAILASPFKSRSRLEAENAALRQQLIILRRKLGGRARLTNTDRWFFVQLYRWFPSVLRGITTIRPETLLRWHRAGFRRYWRWKSRGRVGRPQVGAELRALLRQMSAENPLWGAPRIHGELLKLGFEVSQSTVAKYMVRRRGPPSQGWRAFLANHAPHLAEMDLFVIPTIGFDMLYAFVIVRLDRRALVWIGVTRHPTAEWVARQITEAFPWSEAPRYLIRDRDGVFGPIVRRRLRAMGIRDKPIAPASPWQNAFAERLIGSIRREYLDHLIVLGEAHLRRLLRSYADYYNEVRTHRALNKDAPISRAVQRIGAIKSRKSLGGLHHHYVRM, encoded by the coding sequence ATGATCGCGCTGATCCGCCTGCTGGTGGCCATTCTGGCGTCGCCCTTCAAGTCGAGAAGCCGACTTGAAGCGGAGAACGCAGCGCTCCGACAGCAATTGATCATCTTGCGGCGCAAGTTGGGCGGGCGCGCCAGGCTGACCAATACCGACCGCTGGTTTTTCGTCCAGCTGTATCGATGGTTCCCGTCGGTCCTCCGGGGCATCACGACCATCCGTCCCGAGACCTTGTTGCGCTGGCATCGGGCCGGCTTCCGTCGTTATTGGCGTTGGAAATCAAGGGGCCGCGTCGGGCGGCCGCAGGTTGGGGCGGAGTTGCGGGCGCTCTTACGACAAATGAGCGCCGAGAACCCGCTGTGGGGCGCGCCGCGCATTCACGGCGAACTACTGAAGCTCGGGTTTGAGGTTTCCCAGTCAACCGTCGCCAAATACATGGTCAGGCGGCGGGGACCGCCGAGCCAGGGATGGCGCGCCTTCCTCGCCAATCACGCCCCGCATCTCGCCGAGATGGATTTGTTCGTCATCCCGACCATCGGCTTCGATATGCTCTACGCCTTCGTAATTGTCCGGCTCGATCGTAGAGCCCTGGTCTGGATCGGCGTCACCCGGCATCCGACAGCGGAATGGGTTGCGCGTCAGATCACCGAGGCGTTCCCCTGGAGCGAGGCGCCGCGTTATCTCATTCGTGACCGGGACGGCGTCTTTGGCCCCATCGTCAGGCGTCGCTTGCGCGCCATGGGCATACGAGACAAGCCGATCGCGCCGGCCTCGCCCTGGCAGAATGCTTTCGCCGAACGATTGATCGGGTCGATCCGTCGCGAGTATCTCGACCACCTCATTGTCTTGGGCGAGGCACATCTGCGCCGGCTTCTGCGATCTTACGCAGATTATTACAATGAGGTCCGCACTCATCGGGCGTTAAACAAAGATGCGCCGATTTCTCGCGCCGTTCAGCGGATTGGAGCCATCAAATCTCGCAAAAGCCTCGGCGGACTTCATCACCATTACGTTCGGATGTAA
- a CDS encoding DUF6157 family protein: MKSTNYHNAFISVSADCPATAGIEPASRSSVAGMQYALLRGEPYSFTSDDLLFEVFARRTGIEAHRRDVARAAFFSKPQACLRASPLVKQYGWGLHHDERGQVAIYGIETDTYQKLAARNDLKLVPGMRNRRY; the protein is encoded by the coding sequence TTGAAAAGCACGAACTATCACAATGCCTTCATCTCGGTATCGGCAGACTGCCCCGCAACCGCGGGAATCGAACCGGCGAGCAGAAGCTCTGTTGCGGGCATGCAATACGCGCTACTTCGAGGCGAACCCTATTCCTTCACCAGCGACGACCTGCTTTTCGAAGTTTTTGCTCGGCGAACCGGAATCGAGGCCCACAGACGAGATGTCGCGCGCGCGGCTTTTTTCTCAAAGCCGCAAGCATGTCTTCGCGCCTCGCCGCTGGTGAAGCAGTACGGCTGGGGATTGCACCATGACGAGCGGGGACAGGTCGCCATCTATGGAATCGAGACTGATACGTACCAGAAATTGGCCGCGCGCAACGACTTGAAGCTTGTTCCAGGAATGCGCAACCGGCGCTATTGA
- a CDS encoding HTH domain-containing protein — MSRTHRLFELLQMLRRRRRPVSGAELAGEAGVSLRTLYRDIAALQAMGAEIDGEPGVGYVLRPGFLLPPLMFSEDEIEALALGAKWVARRTDDGLSDAARSAVAKIAAVLPAERKSRLEDDALIVGLGWERPQYVELKLLRRALREERKLVIGYRDERGARTERVIWPVALGFFESARVLAGWCELRGAFRHFRADRIETAHILEARPPRRRQTLVNEWRRTMLTEADSVLAYSRSASKKPKGKSMAKELVFYTNPQSRGMIVHWMLEEIGAPYSIEVRDFGTAMKTSDYLAINPMGKVPAIKHGDVVVTETAAICAYLADAFPEAGLAPQPPARSDYYRWLFFAAGCVEPAMSNHSVGWDPATPELRGRFGYGSYAAVMDTLAKAVAGRRYIAGDAFTAADVYVGSMIGFGLRFGAIDKRPEFEGYWNGLENRPARLRAGAQVEKLASKKAWAPA; from the coding sequence ATGTCCCGCACGCATCGACTGTTCGAACTGCTGCAAATGCTTCGCCGCCGCCGACGGCCTGTGAGCGGGGCGGAGCTGGCGGGCGAGGCGGGCGTTTCGCTGCGCACGCTCTATCGTGACATAGCCGCCTTGCAGGCAATGGGGGCGGAGATCGACGGCGAGCCGGGCGTCGGCTATGTGCTGCGGCCCGGCTTTCTGCTGCCGCCGCTGATGTTTTCGGAGGACGAGATCGAGGCGCTGGCGCTCGGCGCAAAATGGGTGGCGCGGCGCACGGATGACGGATTGTCCGACGCCGCTCGCAGCGCCGTTGCGAAAATAGCCGCGGTTCTGCCGGCGGAGCGGAAATCTCGGCTGGAGGACGACGCTCTTATCGTCGGCCTCGGTTGGGAGCGGCCGCAATATGTCGAATTGAAACTGTTGCGCCGGGCCTTGCGTGAAGAACGCAAGCTCGTGATTGGCTATCGCGATGAAAGGGGCGCGCGAACGGAACGCGTGATTTGGCCTGTGGCGCTTGGTTTTTTCGAGTCCGCCCGCGTTCTAGCTGGCTGGTGCGAGCTGCGGGGGGCTTTCCGTCATTTCCGCGCCGATCGAATCGAAACGGCGCATATTCTGGAAGCGCGGCCGCCGCGCCGCCGTCAGACGTTAGTGAACGAATGGCGTCGAACCATGCTGACAGAAGCTGACAGCGTTCTTGCTTACAGTCGCTCCGCATCAAAAAAGCCGAAAGGAAAATCCATGGCGAAGGAGCTTGTTTTCTACACCAATCCACAGTCGCGCGGCATGATCGTGCATTGGATGTTAGAGGAGATCGGCGCGCCCTATTCAATCGAGGTCAGGGATTTCGGAACCGCGATGAAGACGTCCGATTATCTCGCCATCAATCCCATGGGAAAGGTGCCCGCGATCAAGCATGGCGACGTCGTTGTCACCGAAACGGCGGCGATCTGCGCCTATCTCGCCGATGCCTTCCCGGAGGCCGGCCTCGCGCCGCAGCCCCCGGCGCGAAGCGACTATTATCGCTGGCTGTTTTTCGCGGCCGGCTGCGTCGAGCCGGCGATGAGCAACCATTCCGTCGGCTGGGACCCGGCGACGCCAGAGTTGCGGGGCCGATTCGGCTATGGCTCCTACGCGGCCGTGATGGATACGCTCGCCAAGGCCGTGGCGGGGCGCCGCTATATCGCCGGCGACGCTTTCACAGCGGCCGACGTCTATGTCGGATCGATGATCGGCTTTGGGCTGCGGTTTGGCGCGATCGACAAACGTCCCGAATTCGAAGGCTATTGGAACGGCTTGGAAAATCGCCCTGCGCGACTGCGCGCCGGCGCTCAGGTCGAAAAGCTCGCGTCGAAGAAAGCCTGGGCGCCCGCATGA